TGTGTCAGGTAACCAAGGTTCCGCCTGCCATCAGGCCAGCTCCTGCGACCGATGCTTCTCGGCTGCCTCCGGTTGCCGATAGCCGTAAAAATCAATCCGGTAATCGGTAATTTTAACCCCTGTTTGGGCTTCTATCTGCTGAATTAATTCCGGCGGTAACTCCACATATACATCCAGAATCTGGTTCGTATCCAGACAATTAATATGGCTATGGGAGTCACTGATATTGCCGTACAGCCGCCCCTCCGATCGCTCAATACACTCGATGATATTTTGGCTAGCCAGCGCCTCCAAGTTTTGATAGACTGACGTGTGGCCAATCTCCTTGCCCTGCTGATTTAGCCGATCGTAAATCTCCCGTGCTGACAAATGTTCCTGCGCCTGCCAGAGTAATTCCAGGATAAAGCGACGCTGGCGACTCAGGCGCATCCCCAAGTCTTGACAGCGATCGATTGCCTCCTCAAGAGAGCGAATCGGCTTACGCAGTGCCGCTTCTGGTTGCATTGCGCATCTTCCCCCTAATTCATGGCGCTATCATCAACTCTGGCCAAATTGCCCCAACCTGGGGATGAATTATGGCTCCTATCCCCTATGATAGTGTTAAATCAAACTCACTACCACTTCGAGTTGAATGCAGCAAGGGGGTAGGTAAGGCTTTGCTGACAGGGCTAGTCAATGGTGAGCAGCCTGCTTGCATCTGCATTGG
This DNA window, taken from Trichothermofontia sichuanensis B231, encodes the following:
- a CDS encoding Fur family transcriptional regulator, which translates into the protein MQPEAALRKPIRSLEEAIDRCQDLGMRLSRQRRFILELLWQAQEHLSAREIYDRLNQQGKEIGHTSVYQNLEALASQNIIECIERSEGRLYGNISDSHSHINCLDTNQILDVYVELPPELIQQIEAQTGVKITDYRIDFYGYRQPEAAEKHRSQELA